In Anticarsia gemmatalis isolate Benzon Research Colony breed Stoneville strain chromosome 5, ilAntGemm2 primary, whole genome shotgun sequence, the following are encoded in one genomic region:
- the upSET gene encoding SET domain-containing protein upSET isoform X1, whose product MSATSEYEPAARQDYGPTTSSENVYEHVLDHKLADMNVQSVRTPVLRAVPLSPTEGDPEPDSTNPESIIQSVHKVDKEVEYHIAEKRCDTDMSVDSLSGLVRIEEAIDNVGRIAYPILQEADDSNDGNYVENATTLIQAPLNTAIVQNVTKLPQNFTINVDAAVGNITSIQNVQDVSGNQTLWLPTILATSAPTNDTKTDDDRSQAGVSQIIITSESYVNDSNQTGRRANIVTETNFISRPKTSKVQILSNISIPKNPSYNQQYITGKEIASVYGTQNHVYKLSNSVLSAKPQKNQSLIGCSTMSSNVVNNSPIKNVPYSHTFTKSTNLNKTLNKVNNGANLNAMVAASSGNTQCHILSRVVSGPNKMSVHSGRKSVNTFKGSKNSGQVSNQKNQSRPIKIIQQTSLDYSANKSEGKSWPVASVTYKSTQPSYGVVDSNASKIIQKVGSPTHKSQPMSLSKFPSKGERLVLQSPCGPVLLSTAPISTSLPKGPHYVQSGSTPNLRYVQTYGSSDNQISSVSQVSANQQLTAQILQSLSQPKLLLQPSPTPVNHNITSLPPPPEEPIETKPVHQKRIVVGDKTTLLTEDDIIGMEERPNLSEELRRYSFQPLAFVMLDHTYAQPAQKQPVATPPTTPVSTAPPPVIVSPPITTAPMSPLKRNSPVIMSTASYDMPSTVPTSIAGTPTPVSSIQMTPMTYKPQAPPPPDDDAASVISSIDGDRRQANRGGSDTETAPEGEEEGKTRCICDFTHDDGYMICCDRCGEWQHVDCMGIDRQNIPDAYMCELCLPRPIDRRHARAIQLRKREELSALGASDSDSSEGGRAGTGQKRKRLLTVTTYTNTSGSCVTTYNSTVPVLPPLPQPSLALPKRGPKRPKKPEVVRKSGKRKLTEKRVKRKKELLLSRSKYSSSLSNQSHFQDSYELAVTNHYSPELRAKIMKYSNKLGNTPNMAYAMNAHLCTTVPHAGGKILIATKDLKENTPVIELRGKYMLSNQHRPQLQNSARAGSQKPGPFVFFYRLPKDNTQICIDTRTYGNEARFVRRSCKPNAELQHCIVKGTLHVYLVSIGVVQANTEITVGHDSDGSKQPCACGNPKHCKVNGLNTLPPRKSVDYPPREKRSRNRCFSSSSPVSPPLTPAVTTPLKEYAPHLPLVKSEKKSPMQIKHEYPPLSPVKSAVMALNFDEPPPPEPEPIEDVKPEIDLIAKEEMKPEDIDELDYCKVEPPVEKFEESVKEEPIIPQEVEEPILEKPKPLTPEKKEETKEVKQESEDTYSDDEKPDKPVKEKVEEKKPKEEPERKEIKELKELRELKKELKELKEPKLEDDRPATREFTAKSACHDRSSRSSRTTCVNQDSLDDKTDDSQDKIQTSSKEKDKRKMVSSNSRGMGSRNRTYSNNMVPFQTREERKMEAIMKAIERMEKAEQRKQEVKERQKRRESDPHPNANDKDDDEEIHNTSKKRKKRKGRARTTSQSNRRRLNSADSDMVTSGDEAPHTPLSPPRALPPHRRDSAIPPPDNDRNDGVNEEIGLSSACLLVEAAVGSVESAFKLPKTKKTMATEWIGRSPERTPSPYRSPYRHALVSAPSLESLVKVASTMIGDLSGGQDIDHEDDTRASPPRTPGRDRNRPPKKAKRITRSTPPAEVVEVVQPVIPQHSAKKRWLRQAISEESDSPSADVFVSESPPNEMVTPLKKRRLARESLSCEQNTIVPCNDETSPILTSEDSPVKDDNQAMSRQYKVRNIMDSIYGRDRTRSDSGQGSDDQCNMDNEVLNMNIKGPHDSENIRRIIGVPTPEDEIPPEIIPKPEDKSNNNNVELEESNYNKVVPMEIDTTIPAQPKIQESLDVNNIDPKGIESPNDKLNSCQSADTSGNSSPQRDEMDDIQKKIHSFHTENIQILKSRNKKPPKEKRKKVNLNFDLNMVDDQISIQLRTEDTNSKAIEVNGDIHDDMSNSVHDDVKLHVSPENIPLPPVESIPILAPENIPLPEEPSPMPVVPPPETIPLPEEPMKPVKILRPVSPVVEKPRENSEKPFTIDRPSVLENSTLPFSSRFSSTGLFSGIFSNMSQPYLDSSINENVPSMSIIKSAIDRTTILDSSLFEKDSITPADELKNVQDILTRVNNMDSNNSVILSGVLSSSNKSSLLAPSPKPVSKPYCPRTNDPRLNPPPVEKPKPVRRKLSITEYRKRHKGVAGGEEGGGGDASEAGDGVPGEGGVEWSSESSGAGSLSPQRLDAAAAAAADELEQRLHRELTASHMPKGVFDAQPTASERQRENLSSRLRREFGLALPDDEEARPPTENTGMDDWTHKSDMGNNITCVGQTGLVIGGGIAPLAPTGTISACSSNSTFFTRHDGVNGVVGYSPDTSNCDIKHFDQIGYSTSYGHKGPKGLKWGRRGV is encoded by the exons GATTACGGGCCGACCACCTCCAGTGAAAATGTCTATGAGCATGTATTGGATCACAAACTAGCAGATATGAATGTACAAAGTGTCAGAACTCCTGTATTGAGGGCTGTGCCCTTGTCTCCCACTGAAGGTGATCCAGAACCTGACTCCACAAATCCTGAAAGTATCATTCAATCTGTGCACAAAGTAGATAAAGAAGTAGAATATCACATTGCTGAAAAACGTTGTGATACAGACATGTCTGTGGATTCCCTTTCTGGTCTTGTGAGAATAGAAGAAGCCATAGATAATGTAGGACGCATAGCTTATCCTATATTGCAGGAGGCAGATGACTCAAATGATGGCAATTATGTTGAAAATGCTACCACTCTCATTCAAGCTCCTTTGAACACAGCCATTGTACAAAATGTAACTAAGCTGCCACAAAACTTCACCATTAATGTTGATGCAGCTGTTGGAAACATCACATCTATTCAAAATGTGCAAGATGTATCTGGAAACCAAACATTATGGCTACCCACAATACTTGCAACCAGTGCCCCTACAAATGACACCAAGACAGATGACGATAGATCTCAAGCTGGTGTGTCACAAATCATCATCACCAGTGAAAGTTATGTGAATGATTCTAACCAGACTGGCAGAAGAGCAAATATTGTTACAGAGACCAACTTCATAAGCCGACCAAAGACATCAAAAGTCCAGATTTTGAGCAACATCTCTATCCCTAAGAACCCAAGCTATAATCAACAATACATAACGGGCAAAGAGATAGCTTCTGTATATGGAACACAAAACCATGTGTACAAACTCAGTAACTCAGTACTGTCAGCTAAACCCCAGAAAAATCAGTCTTTGATTGGTTGCTCTACAATGTCATCAAATGTGGTCAATAATAGTCCTATCAAGAATGTGCCCTACAGTCACACATTTACTAAAAGcacaaacttaaataaaactttgaataaGGTAAACAATGGTGCTAATTTAAATGCTATGGTCGCTGCTTCCTCTGGCAACACACAATGCCATATATTATCTCGTGTTGTCTCTGGACCAAATAAGATGTCGGTACATTCTGGAAGGAAATCTGTCAATACTTTTAAAGGATCTAAGAACTCTGGGCAAGTCTCAAATCAAAAGAATCAGTCAAGGCCGATTAAGATCATACAACAGACTAGCTTAGACTACTCAGCTAACAAATCTGAAGGAAAGTCTTGGCCTGTCGCCAGCGTCACATATAAGAGCACGCAGCCAAGTTATGGAGTTGTTGATTCTAATGCTTCAAAAATTATCCAAAAAGTTGGTAGTCCTACACATAAGAGCCAACCCATGTCTCTCTCAAAGTTCCCTTCTAAAGGGGAGCGCTTAGTGTTACAGTCTCCTTGTGGGCCAGTTTTATTATCTACAGCACCAATCAGTACGAGTTTACCTAAAGGGCCCCACTATGTTCAATCAGGCTCAACACCTAATTTGCGTTACGTTCAGACATATGGCTCATCAGATAACCAGATATCATCAGTATCACAAGTGTCTGCCAATCAGCAACTCACAGCACAGATTCTACAATCACTATCACAGCCCAAACTGCTGTTACAGCCAAGTCCGACACCTGTCAACCATAACATCACAAGTTTGCCTCCTCCCCCTGAAGAACCCATTGAGACTAAACCAGTTCATCAAAAAAGAATAGTTGT TGGCGATAAGACTACGTTATTAACAGAGGACGATATAATCGGTATGGAAGAGAGACCTAATCTTTCGGAAGAGCTTAGAAGATATTCTTTCCAACCTTTAGCATTTGTGATGTTAGATCACACATATGCTCAACCTGCCCAGAAGCAACCTGTCGCCACGCCACCCACTACTCCCGTGTCCACTGCTCCACCACCAGTGATAGTCTCACCTCCCATTACCACAGCTCCTATGAGTCCACTAAAACGCAATTCGCCAGTTATAATGTCTACAGCCTCATACGATATGCCTTCGACAGTGCCTACCAGTATTGCTGGAACTCCTACTCCTGTTTCTTCTATACAAATGACTCCGATGACATACAAGCCACAAGCGCCGCCCCCACCTGATGATGATGCTGCATCTGTGATATCTTCAATAGATGGAGACCGACGTCAAGCGAATAGAGGCGGTAGTGATACAGAAACTGCCCCAGAGGGAGAGGAAGAAGGTAAAACTCGTTGCATTTGCGATTTCACCCACGATGATGGCTACATGATATGTTGTGATCGCTGTGGTGAGTGGCAACACGTAGACTGCATGGGAATTGACCGTCAGAATATACCGGATGCGTACATGTGTGAACTTTGTTTACCGAGACCGATAGACCGACGTCACGCACGTGCCATACAATTAAGAAAGAGAGAAGAACTGAGCGCTCTTGGCGCCTCAGATTCGGACTCATCGGAAGGTGGTCGAGCTGGAACTGGTCAGAAAAGAAAACGGTTACTCACAGTCACCACATATACGAACACAAGTGGTTCGTGTGTTACTACTTATAACTCGACCGTCCCAGTGTTGCCACCTTTGCCACAACCTTCACTTGCATTACCTAAACGTGGACCCAAGCGACCGAAGAAACCAGAAGTTGTAAGAAAGAGTGGAAAAAGAAAACTTACAGAAAAACGAGTGAAGCGCAAAAAGGAACTATTATTGAGTAGAAGTAAATACAGCTCTAGTTTATCAAATCAATCTCATTTCCAAGATTCATATGAGCTGGCTGTAACGAATCATTACAGCCCTGAACTAAGAGCTAAAATAATGAAGTACAGCAATAAATTAGGGAACACACCCAATATGGCGTATGCCATGAACGCGCATTTATGTACAACTGTACCTCACGCTGGTGGCAAGATTTTAATTGCCACAAAGGACTTGAAAGAAAATACGCCAGTTATAGAATTAAGAGGCAAATACATGTTATCGAACCAGCACAGGCCGCAGTTACAGAACTCTGCTAGAGCTGGCAGTCAAAAACCTGGACCATTTGTCTTTTTCTACAGATTACCTAAAGATAACACACAAATATGTATAGATACAAGAACGTACGGAAATGAAGCGAGGTTTGTTCGAAGATCGTGTAAACCTAATGCTGAATTACAACATTGTATAGTTAAGGGTACATTACATGTTTATTTAGTGTCTATAGGAGTCGTGCAAGCTAATACAGAGATTACGGTAGGACACGATTCCGACGGTAGTAAACAGCCGTGCGCATGTGGCAATCCTAAACATTGTAAAGTGAATGGTCTGAACACTTTACCGCCACGAAAAAGCGTGGATTATCCGCCTAGAGAGAAACGAAGCAGAAATAGATGCTTTAGTTCTTCGTCTCCAGTATCTCCGCCACTCACACCAGCTGTTACAACGCCTTTGAAGGAATACGCGCCACATCTTCCTCTAGTAAAATCTGAGAAAAAATCTCCAATGCAGATCAAACACGAATATCCTCCATTATCTCCTGTCAAATCAGCAGTGATGGCGTTAAATTTCGATGAGCCTCCCCCACCAGAGCCAGAACCAATTGAGGATGTAAAACCTGAAATAGATCTGATAGCTAAAGAAGAAATGAAACCAGAAGATATTGACGAATTGGATTACTGTAAAGTTGAACCACCTGTCGAGAAATTTGAAGAAAGTGTAAAAGAAGAACCAATCATTCCTCAAGAGGTAGAAGAACCAATACTTGAAAAGCCCAAGCCTTTAACACCAGAGAAAAAGGAAGAAACAAAAGAGGTCAAACAAGAATCTGAAGATACGTATTCTGATGACGAGAAACCAGATAAACCAGTGAAAGAGAAAGTGGAAGAGAAGAAACCGAAAGAAGAGCCGGAACGGAAGGAAATAAAAGAACTTAAAGAGCTGAGAGAACTCAAAAAAGAACTTAAAGAACTTAAGGAACCTAAATTGGAAGATGATAGACCAGCGACGAGAGAGTTCACAGCAAAGTCAGCGTGTCACGACAGATCATCACGATCGAGTCGCACGACTTGCGTCAACCAAGACTCGCTGGACGATAAAACGGATGACTCCCAAGATAAGATACAGACTTCTAGCAAAGAGAAGGATAAGAGAAAGATGGTGAGTTCCAACTCGAGAGGAATGGGAAGTAGAAATAGAACATATTCTAACAATATGGTTCCATTTCAGACGCGCGAGGAACGTAAAATGGAAGCTATAATGAAGGCGATAGAACGCATGGAAAAAGCTGAACAGCGCAAACAAGAAGTTAAAGAGAGGCAAAAGCGACGAGAGTCAGACCCTCACCCCAACGCGAACGATAAAGACGACGATGAAGAAATACACAACACATCGAAAAAGAGGAAAAA ACGTAAAGGCCGAGCGCGCACTACATCCCAGTCGAACCGTCGGCGTCTGAACTCAGCTGATAGTGACATGGTGACCTCGGGTGACGAGGCGCCACATACACCCCTCAGCCCGCCGCGAGCTCTGCCACCACATAGAAGGGATAGTGCAATACCTCCTCCGGACAACGACAGAAATGATGGGGTCAACGAG GAAATCGGCCTAAGTTCAGCGTGTTTATTAGTAGAAGCGGCCGTCGGGTCGGTCGAATCCGCCTTCAAATTGCCAAAAACGAAGAAGACAATGGCGACGGAATGGATAGGTCGGTCGCCGGAGCGCACACCTTCGCCTTACAGGTCGCCCTACAGACATGCCTTAGTTTCCGCGCCATCGTTAGAAAGTTTAGTCAAAGTTGCTTCCACCATGATCGGGGACTTGAGTGGTGGTCAGGACATTGACCACGAGGACGACACTAGAGCGTCTCCACCCAGAACACCGGGCAGGGACAGGAATAGACCACCGAAAAAAGCGAAGAGGATTACTAGGAGTACACCGCCTGCAGAGGTCGTCGAAGTTGTCCAACCGGTGATACCGCAACACAGTGCCAAGAAACGATGGTTGAGACAAGCCATCAGTGAGGAAAGCGACTCGCCCTCTGCAG ATGTATTTGTTTCAGAATCACCGCCCAACGAAATGGTAACACCATTGAAGAAGAGGCGGTTAGCAAGAGAATCCTTATCTTGCGAACAGAACACTATTGTGCCT tgTAATGACGAAACTTCGCCTATTTTAACGTCTGAAGACTCGCCAGTCAAAGACGACAATCAAGCAATGTCACGCCAATACAAAGTGAGAAATATTATGGATAGTATTTACGGTAGGGATAGAACTCGGTCGGACAGTGGCCAGGGGTCCGATGATCAGTGCAATATGGACAACGAAGTGCTAAACATGAACATTAAAGGACCTCATGACAGTGAAAATATTAGGAGAATAATAGGTGTGCCGACGCCCGAGGACGAGATACCGCCTGAAATAATACCAAAACCTGAAGACaagagtaataataataatgtagaaCTGGAAGAAAGCAATTACAACAAAGTGGTGCCAATGGAAATTGATACTACGATACCTGCACAACCAAAAATACAGGAGTCATTGGATGTCAATAACATTGACCCTAAAGGAATTGAGAGTCCCAATGACAAGCTGAACAGCTGTCAGTCTGCCGACACGAGCGGCAACTCGTCGCCACAACGCGACGAGATGGACGACATACAGAAGAAAATACACTCATTCCACAcagaaaacatacaaatactTAAGAGCAGAAATAAAAAACCGCCCAAAGAGAAGCGGAAGAAAGTCAATTTGAACTTCGATCTTAATATGGTTGACGATCAAATCAGTATTCAGTTAAGAACGGAGGACACGAACTCTAAGGCGATAGAGGTGAACGGAGACATTCACGACGACATGAGCAATTCCGTTCACGACGATGTTAAATTACACGTGTCTCCAGAGAATATCCCTCTGCCGCCGGTCGAGTCAATACCAATACTCGCTCCGGAGAATATACCGCTACCTGAAGAACCGAGCCCGATGCCTGTGGTACCGCCTCCTGAGACCATCCCCCTGCCGGAAGAGCCCATGAAGCCGGTGAAAATCCTCCGACCGGTGTCACCCGTTGTGGAGAAACCGAGAGAAAACAGCGAGAAACCGTTCACCATAGACAGGCCATCTGTGTTGGAGAATTCGACGCTTCCGTTCTCATCGCGTTTTAGTTCAACGGGTTTATTCTCGGGAATCTTCAGCAACATGTCTCAGCCGTACTTGGACAGTTCAATAAACGAGAACGTTCCGAGCATGTCAATAATAAAGAGTGCAATAGATAGGACTACAATATTAGATAGTAGTTTGTTTGAAAAGGACAGTATTACGCCGGCGGATGAGTTGAAGAACGTGCAAGATATATTAACGCGAGTGAATAATATGGACTCAAATAACAGTGTGATATTATCGGGGGTGTTGAGTAGTTCGAACAAGTCGAGCTTGCTGGCGCCGTCGCCCAAACCCGTCAGCAAGCCGTACTGTCCGCGGACCAACGATCCCAGACTGAATCCTCCGCCTGTAGAAAAACCTAAACCTGTTAGAAGGAAG CTCTCTATAACCGAGTACCGCAAGCGGCACAAGGGGGTGGCCGGTGGTGAAGAGGGTGGGGGTGGCGATGCCAGTGAAGCGGGTGATGGTGTCCCGGGCGAGGGTGGCGTGGAGTGGTCTTCCGAGTCTTCCGGCGCGGGGTCGTTGTCCCCGCAGAGACTGGATGCtgccgccgccgcggccgctGACGAACTCGAGCAGCGGTTGCACCGGGAACTGACAGCTTCACACATGCCTAAAG GTGTGTTCGACGCACAGCCAACCGCATCGGAGCGCCAGCGGGAGAACCTCAGTTCGCGGTTACGGCGGGAGTTCGGCCTCGCCTTACCTGACGACGAGGAAGCGAGACCTCCTACCGAAAACACCGGTATGGACGATTGGACTCATAAGTCCGATATGGGCAATAATATTACCTGTGTAGGACAAACCGGCCTCGTTATTGGAGGCGGAATTGCCCCTTTAGCTCCCACGGGGACTATCTCTGCCTGCAGTAGCAATAGCACGTTCTTCACCAGACACGATGGAGTAAATGGCGTCGTGGGATATAGTCCAGACACGTCGAATTgtgatataaaacattttgaccAAATCGGATACAGTACGTCCTATGGGCATAAGGGGCCGAAAGGGTTAAAATGGGGAAGGAGaggtgtataa